The DNA region GCACGCCGAAGCGGGGCAGCTCGCCCTGGCGGGCGGCGAGTTCGACACGGCCGCAGCTGAATTCCGCGCGGCCCTGGCCGCGGAGGCGCCGATCAGCAGGCCGTTGACCCGGCTGCGGCTGGCCGAGGCCCTGGCCCGCGGCGGGCACGGGGCCGAGGCCGAATCCGAGATCGAGGCGGTCGCGCTGGAACCGGTGTCGGACAGCGATTTCCCCGACACCCTGGTGGCCCGGATGAACCGCGTCCAGGGCCTGCTGGCGGCCGCCACCGGCGATCATGCCCGCGCGGTCGCCCGGCTGCGGGCCGCGGCCGCGGGCTGGCAACGCCGCACCTCCGCCGCCACGATCGGCCGCCGCTACGCCGCCAACATCATCGACCTGGGCCGCCCGCCGCTGTCCGGACTGGTCGAGCCCGAGCGCGAATATCAGCTCGTGACAGCCGAATTGGCTGCCCTCACCCACCCCGCGGGGAGTCCCCATGCCCACCTTCGATGACCATGCCCACACCACCGCGTCACCGGCGGCGGTCTGGAAGCTGCTCTACGACCCGACCCGCTTCACCGAATGGTGGATCGGCGTCGGCAGTGTCGACGCGAACGCCGACGGCTCGGACTACACCATGTACCCGGACGGCTACCCGGACTTCCCGATGCCGCAGACCCTGCGCGCAGACGGCAGGCAGGCTCAGGTGACCATTTCCTGCCTGGTATCCGACCTCCGATTCGTCTGGCAACTCATGCTCGGGGAAGACGGGCAGTCCACCGATATCCATGTGCACGTGGATATTCCGGAGGCCGAGGCGGCGCGGCTCGACACACAGCGGGAAGTCATTCACCGATCGCTCACCCGGCTGGCCGCGCTCGCCCGAGTTTCGTTATAGGCGTGTTATTTGCATGTGATATGGTTGAAGCGAATTCGAATTTCTTTGTCTACCATCGTGTCTCATGAACGACACCGGCCCGAGTAGAACCGCGATGATGGCCGCGGCCGCTCGCGCGGCCCATTTGATCGTGGACGACGCACCCCATCTCTTCCACGACACCGTGGCCGAAACCCTGCTGGGTGAGCGCGCGGCGGAACTCCTGTCCTACCACCGCGATTCCGGCGATCACCCGGTGCTCAGCGGCACCCGATCACAGGTGAGCGTCCGCAGCCACTACACCGAGGACCGGCTGGCGGCCGGTGATTTCGAGCAGTACGTGATCCTGGGCGCGGGCCTGGACACCTTCGCCTACCGTTCGCCGCTGGCCGAGCGGGTCGCCGTCTACGAGGTGGACCATCCGGCCACCCAGGACTGGAAGCGGGAGCTGCTGGCGGCGGCCGGATTGGGCACGGCCACCGTCGCGTTCGCCGGCGTCGATTTCGAAAGCGACGACCTGGTCGCGGCACTGACCGCGCACGGCTTCGACCTGACCCGCCCGGCCCTGGTGAGCTGGCTGGGCGTCACGATGTACCTCACCGAACCCGCGATCGCGGCCACCCTGGACACGCTGTCGCGGCTCGCGCCCGGCAGCGAGCTGGTCATGGAATACGCGTTGCTGCCCGAGCTGTACGACGAACCCGGCCGGGTCTTCGCCCAATTCGCTCGCCTGGCCACCGCCCAGCAGGGCGAGCCGATGCGCAGCTTCTTCTCCCCCGATTCGGTGACGGCGCTGTTGCATCGGCACGGATTCACCGCGGCCGAGCACATTTCGCAGCGCGAGGCGGTCGACGCCGTCCTCTGGCAGCGCACCGACGGCCTACAGCCGGTCGACTTCTGCCGGATGGTGCGGGCTCACAACTGAGGGCGCACCAGAATCTGGATGTGATCCTCGGGATTGCGCAGTGATTCGATCGCGCCCGCGACACCGTCCAGACCCACCTGATCGGTGATGAGGGACGCGGCGTCGACGGTGCCGTCGGCGATGCGGCCCAAGGTCTTCGCGTATTCCTCCTGCGGATAGACCATGCACATCTGCAAGGAGATGTCCTTGTAAATGCCGACGACGGGGCGGATCACGTCGTCGGTCATGACCGCGCCGATCTGCAGGATGGCCGTCTCGCGCGGAACCTTGTACATGAGGTCGTTGAGCAGGCCGGGCACCGAGGCGCAGACCCACACGTGCAGTTTCTGGCCGGGCGCGGCCAGTTCCTGCCAGACCTCGACCGGGTCCTCGGCGGCCGGGTCGACCACGCGGTGCGCGCCCAGGCGCAGCGCGGCCTCGCGGCGCAGCTTCGACGGGTCGGAGGCCACGATGGGCGCGACTCCGCGCTCGGCCAGCGCCGCCACCGCGCCCAGACCGACGGGGCCGCAACCGATCACGATGCCGGTGCCGTCGGGCCCGATGCCGGTGCGGGCCACATTGCCGAAGCCGACGGCCAGCGGCTCGGTCAGGGCGGCGACGTGCGGCGGCACATGCTCGGGGATGGGTTCGAGGGCCATGGCCTGCAACACCATGCGCTCGCCGAACCCGCCGGGGAACTGATTGGAGTACCCGATGCCGTGGATGCCGCCGGCGGTGTCCAGCGCCCAGGGCAACGCGACCACGTGCTGCCCTGCCACGTACGGCGTGTCCGGTCCCGCGCCGATGACCCGGGCGGCCAGCTCGTGGCCCAGCACCAGGTCCCGGCACGGGTCGAACAGGAAGGTCGGCACGCCGCTGTCGCGCGAGGCCTGCAGGAACTCGTCGGTGTGGTCGAGCGCCTGCTTGTCGGAGCCGCAGATGCCGCAGGCGATGGTCTCCACCAGCACCTGCCCGGGTCCGGGCACCGGTTCCGGAATCTCGTCCACGACGAGCTTCCGGTTCCGCATCACAACGGCGCGCATGTCGATCCCCTAGCCTCGGGTCACTGTCCTGACCGCGAACTGTCCTAGCCGCGGGCCCATTCGTGGCCCCAGTAGCTGTCGGCGGTCATCTCCTCGGCGACGTAGTCCTCGCCGACCAGCATTCCCTCGCAACCGAATTCGAGATCCCAGTTGCCGGGGGTGCGGACGTAGAAGGAGATCATCTTGTCGTTGGTGTGGCGGCCCAGCGTGGAGGACAGGTGGTAGCCGGCCTTGTTGACGCGGTCCAGGGCGCGGCCCACGTCGTCGAGCGAGTCGACCTCGACCATGACGTGCACGATGCCGGGGCCGTCCGGCCGCGAGCCGGGGATCAGCGCCAGGCTGTGGTGGCGCGGGTTGACGCCCATGAAGCGGATCCAGATCGGGTGCTCGGGCGGGCCCACCCGGAACGAGCCGCGCGAGGCGAATCCCAGCACCTCGGTGTAGAACTGGCGGGCTTCCTCGATGTCGCGCACCGGCAGCACCACGTGGCCCAGGCCCAGGTCGCCGGTGACGAAGCGGTTGCCGAACTTGCCGACCACGGGGCTGTGGTCCAGCAACGGGCCGTGGAAGACCTCGATGGTGAAGCCGGACGGGTCGACGAAGGAGATGGCCTCCTCGACGTGCCGGTTCACGGCCTCGGCGACCGTGAGCTCGGTGACCTCGATCTTGGCCTGCTCCAGGATCTCCCGGACCAGGTTCAGCGAGCGCCGGTCGGCGACCTGCCAGCCGACGGCGATGACCGCGTCGCGGTCGCCGGGCACCAGTTCCAGGCGGTAGGTGTGCTCGTCGACGCGCAGGTAGATGGAGTCCGGGTTGGGGCCGGTGCCCTCGGCGAAACCGATGGTGTCGAAGGCGAACGCGCGCCAGGCGTCCACATCGGCGATGTGGGCACGCACGTAACCGAGCGAGGCGAAGGCAGCCATGGTGATACTCCTGGGGGAGATTCGGGATTATCGGGATGTCAGGAATAGGTGACGGTGACGTCGTCGGTGACCGGAACGGCCTGGCAGGCGAGCACATAGCCGTCGGCGATGTCCTCCTCCTCCAGGATCTCGTTGCGGCGCATGCTCACCTCGCCGGAGACGACCCGGCACACGCAGGCGCTGCACGCGCCTTCCTTGCACGAGTAGGGGGCCTCGAGGCCCTTGGCGAGCATGGTGTCGAGCAGGGTCTGCTGCCGCGGCCAGGTCAGTTCGTGGTTCTCGCCGTCGAGTTCGACGCGCGCGACGGCGGCGTCACCGTCGTCGATCACGACCTCGGCGGCGGCCGGGTCGATCTCGAACGGGTTGCCCGACAGGGACACGAACTTCTCGGCGTGCACGCGCTTGCGGTCCGCGCCGAGCTCGGCCATCGCGGCCGCGACCGCGTCCATGAACGGGCCGGGACCACAGACGAAGACCTCCCGGCCCGCCCACGGCCGGGCCAGCGCGGCCAGAGTGGCCACACTCGGCAGGCCCTGCACGGACTGCAGCCAGTGCAGCACCAGCAGCCGATCCGGGTGCGCGGCAGCCAGTTCCGCGAGTTCCTCGGCGAAGATGACCGAGTTCTCGTGCTGGTTGGCGTAGATCAGCGTGCAGTGGCCGCTGCCCTGCGCGAGCACGGATTTCAGGATGGACAGCACCGGGGTGATGCCGCTGCCGCCCGCGAACAGCAGCAGGTCGGTGTCGAGTGTGTCCGGGGTGAAGATGCCGGCGGGCGGCAGCACGTCCAGGGCCAGGCCCTCGGCGGCGTTGTCGCACAGCCAGTTCGAGCCGTAGCCCTCGACGGTCCGCTTGACGGTGACCTTGAGCGGGCCGCCCTCGTGCGGGGCGCTGGACAGCGAGTAGCAGCGGCTCACCGAGCCGGTCAGGTCGCTGGGGATGCGCAGGGTCAGGAACTGGCCCGGACGGTAGGAGAACCGTTC from Nocardia tengchongensis includes:
- a CDS encoding class I SAM-dependent methyltransferase encodes the protein MNDTGPSRTAMMAAAARAAHLIVDDAPHLFHDTVAETLLGERAAELLSYHRDSGDHPVLSGTRSQVSVRSHYTEDRLAAGDFEQYVILGAGLDTFAYRSPLAERVAVYEVDHPATQDWKRELLAAAGLGTATVAFAGVDFESDDLVAALTAHGFDLTRPALVSWLGVTMYLTEPAIAATLDTLSRLAPGSELVMEYALLPELYDEPGRVFAQFARLATAQQGEPMRSFFSPDSVTALLHRHGFTAAEHISQREAVDAVLWQRTDGLQPVDFCRMVRAHN
- a CDS encoding zinc-binding dehydrogenase, producing the protein MRAVVMRNRKLVVDEIPEPVPGPGQVLVETIACGICGSDKQALDHTDEFLQASRDSGVPTFLFDPCRDLVLGHELAARVIGAGPDTPYVAGQHVVALPWALDTAGGIHGIGYSNQFPGGFGERMVLQAMALEPIPEHVPPHVAALTEPLAVGFGNVARTGIGPDGTGIVIGCGPVGLGAVAALAERGVAPIVASDPSKLRREAALRLGAHRVVDPAAEDPVEVWQELAAPGQKLHVWVCASVPGLLNDLMYKVPRETAILQIGAVMTDDVIRPVVGIYKDISLQMCMVYPQEEYAKTLGRIADGTVDAASLITDQVGLDGVAGAIESLRNPEDHIQILVRPQL
- a CDS encoding VOC family protein — translated: MAAFASLGYVRAHIADVDAWRAFAFDTIGFAEGTGPNPDSIYLRVDEHTYRLELVPGDRDAVIAVGWQVADRRSLNLVREILEQAKIEVTELTVAEAVNRHVEEAISFVDPSGFTIEVFHGPLLDHSPVVGKFGNRFVTGDLGLGHVVLPVRDIEEARQFYTEVLGFASRGSFRVGPPEHPIWIRFMGVNPRHHSLALIPGSRPDGPGIVHVMVEVDSLDDVGRALDRVNKAGYHLSSTLGRHTNDKMISFYVRTPGNWDLEFGCEGMLVGEDYVAEEMTADSYWGHEWARG
- a CDS encoding ferredoxin--NADP reductase yields the protein MTVTDFEVDEAVATAQVSGITSATIVRVVRETADAVSLELVPDAAHAERFSYRPGQFLTLRIPSDLTGSVSRCYSLSSAPHEGGPLKVTVKRTVEGYGSNWLCDNAAEGLALDVLPPAGIFTPDTLDTDLLLFAGGSGITPVLSILKSVLAQGSGHCTLIYANQHENSVIFAEELAELAAAHPDRLLVLHWLQSVQGLPSVATLAALARPWAGREVFVCGPGPFMDAVAAAMAELGADRKRVHAEKFVSLSGNPFEIDPAAAEVVIDDGDAAVARVELDGENHELTWPRQQTLLDTMLAKGLEAPYSCKEGACSACVCRVVSGEVSMRRNEILEEEDIADGYVLACQAVPVTDDVTVTYS